GCGCCTTGCCAATCGGCTTCGCGCTCAACGCGTCTCGCCCAAGTCAATTGACGCGCCAAATGACCTCCCTCATCTGACGACATGCCAGAGGAGGCGGTTAATCAACCAGAACACCGTCGTATCAACTATCGCCTACGAGCTTTGCATTTCAGCTCATAGCTGACTTGGTGATGGATCAGGATGTTACCCCGACTGGCCGAAAGCGATCGGTGGACGACATCGAAAATGATATAATACCCGACCCGATCAAGAGGAGAAAGTTGGATGATGCAGCAGCTGGCTCACCCTCGACCCCCAAAGCCCTTAAAGCCATTGCCTCAGCTATCTCGGGCGTTTTTGGGGCCGCCCGCCAGTCTCGGAAAGAGGTCAATGGCACCGAACCATCTTTGCCGGCTACTTCGACCCAACCCAAGCCTCTCCTCAGCACCAACAAAAATGGTCGTTTGCTCAGCCCAGCTGCTCCCGCTgctcccgctgctgctgctcatcCAGCTTCGTCACCGATGAAACGGCCCGCCATCAAGATAGCAGCATTGAGAGGAACAATATGGGACAATGGCGATCTCCCCGAATCAAAGAAATGTACTGTTCCAAAGCGCCCAGTCAAGCAAGCCGTGATGGGAAATAGGTATCAGGGTCCATTGCCGCCCGCGTCTGTCTACCAGCCCAAGGAGGCGACAGCATCCGCCCAGAAGCCGGGCTCTATCGCTGGCAACAAAGCACTGCCGCCAAAGGGCATTCTTACACCAACCAAGAAACGAGGCCGGCCACGCAAAAACGTCACCTTTAACGGGGGTACCAATGGCGAAGTATACTTTGATGATTTACCCAAGACCTCGACCGCAAGAAAACCAAAAGCGATCAAAGCGCAAATGGCACAGCAAGAGGACGACGGTATAGTCTGCGAGATGTGTTACAAGCCAGACTCAATAGCGCCAAACGAGATTATACTCTGCGACAATTGCGATTTTGCCGTGCATCAGCAATGCTACGATATCAAAGAGGTCCCCGAAGGCGACTGGTTGTGCAAATCTTGCTCTCAGGAAGATGTGCTCAAGGCGCCAGGCGAGCCCACCCCCAAAACGAACGAACCTTCATATCCGGTCGAGGTGCCCGACATACCGAACCTGGATCATCATCTGCGAGGGTTTCAGCGTGTGCTCTTGGACCGATGCTCgggacggcggcggataCGGATGTTCGGGCAGGAGGAGCCGTATGAGAAGGTTAGGCAGCTTATTGAACAAACTGTCGTGGCGGGAGAGGGTAACTCAATGTTGGTCATTGGACCACGTGGCTCTGGCAAGACGACGGTAAGAAATAAATGATGATGGATTATGCGGCGTATGGAGAGTGTACTAACGATGAACGATGTGCAGTTGGTGGAAAACATCATAGTTGACCTATCAAAGGAACACGGGCATGAGTTTCACGTAGTACGGCTCAATGGGTTCATCCACACTGATGACAAGTTGGCCCTGAAGGAAATTTGGCGACAGCTTGgaaaggagatggaggttGAAGACGACCTACTGAACCGGGTACGC
The DNA window shown above is from Metarhizium brunneum chromosome 1, complete sequence and carries:
- the orc4 gene encoding Origin recognition complex subunit 4, with translation MAINAAVSPLSLENGLIQCLRAANADVTPTGRKRSVDDIENDIIPDPIKRRKLDDAAAGSPSTPKALKAIASAISGVFGAARQSRKEVNGTEPSLPATSTQPKPLLSTNKNGRLLSPAAPAAPAAAAHPASSPMKRPAIKIAALRGTIWDNGDLPESKKCTVPKRPVKQAVMGNRYQGPLPPASVYQPKEATASAQKPGSIAGNKALPPKGILTPTKKRGRPRKNVTFNGGTNGEVYFDDLPKTSTARKPKAIKAQMAQQEDDGIVCEMCYKPDSIAPNEIILCDNCDFAVHQQCYDIKEVPEGDWLCKSCSQEDVLKAPGEPTPKTNEPSYPVEVPDIPNLDHHLRGFQRVLLDRCSGRRRIRMFGQEEPYEKVRQLIEQTVVAGEGNSMLVIGPRGSGKTTLVENIIVDLSKEHGHEFHVVRLNGFIHTDDKLALKEIWRQLGKEMEVEDDLLNRINYADTMASLLALLSHPSEIMGTDENLTSQSVVFVIDEFDMFASHPRQTLLYNLYDIAQSRKAPIAVLGCTTRIGVVDMLEKRVKSRFSHRYVYLAPPKSLPAFWQICRQGLMIDKPDVESEGVDVHTEGHIEFHKYWTQKIEELYKQRQFQHLLQYHYFTTKSAAAFFTEWIWPLSSLSSRNLTMNSPTALSPTTSLAPPDSRMQLLSTLSYLELGLLIAAARLDIVAHTDTVNFAMAYDEYSSLVGKQRVQSSTAGMLAMGGSARAWSRGVAGVAWERLIALGLLVPAGIGGSRSLGHGGLDSKMWKVDVALEEIPTAVKLSTTLARWCREI